Proteins found in one Cherax quadricarinatus isolate ZL_2023a unplaced genomic scaffold, ASM3850222v1 Contig2095, whole genome shotgun sequence genomic segment:
- the LOC138851786 gene encoding uncharacterized protein translates to MCTILLLVIFIPIIKLFVLSSSEVIEETTESTTGEHSTSSLQTKDVEKAVTPQSITLSQNIVAKKMAIVNQEIEHIFNSESVFNVNKFERSYHKHKVLHGNVDTEYSRSGDELMSCQSKQEVQQTSSLKQVLNVQESFPSLLNSKTCSAVSCLSDNHLVSKESDATAFSGETGGLCIASSSNVSTDVCEKDIFNFSLEESALKLDQTFEQPAKKKKMSCLKSLSAVKEITLHQSEDEYDHVTTGLVYAVTSFPGSGIDQKDYMNGLIEGCRCIGVCSESCACTQVNGFPYEDGKLRLDYESRPIFECNDDCSCSENCPNRLTQHGPLTGLKINLIPEKGYGVITSHFIPKHAFVCEYAGEFISVEEAQRRFSKQGDKESNYILILREHTVSSTSQPWITIIDPTVVGNIGRYINHSCDPNLVVVPVRVHNMVPIAALFAKKDIVSGEELCYDYNTENKFVVTHSLVDNSSMNVREADCSLSVEIATGERVVLPSCSRSVKGTSPLQLDRTSHKTVSKLCLCKAKNCRRFLPVNDTLF, encoded by the coding sequence ATGTGTACCATATTATTGTTAGTAATTTTTATACCCATAATTAAATTGTTTGTTCTTTCTTCTTCAGAAGTTATTGAAGAGACCACTGAATCAACAACAGGTGAACATAGTACAAGTTCATTGCAAACAAAAGATGTGGAGAAAGCTGTGACTCCTCAGTCTATAACACTTTCACAGAATATAGTTGCAAAGAAAATGGCCATAGTCAACCAAGAAATAGAACATATCTTTAATTCTGAGAGTGTTTTTAATGTAAATAAATTTGAAAGATCATACCATAAGCACAAAGTTTTGCATGGGAATGTCGATACCGAATATAGTAGAAGTGGTGATGAACTGATGAGCTGTCAAAGCAAGCAGGAGGTTCAACAGACTAGTAGCCTCAAGCAAGTGTTGAATGTCCAAGAGAGTTTTCCGTCATTGCTTAATAGCAAGACATGCTCAGCTGTTTCTTGTTTAAGTGACAATCATCTTGTCTCAAAAGAGTCTGATGCTACTGCTTTTTCTGGAGAAACTGGTGGGTTGTGCATTGCTTCCAGTTCTAATGTCAGTACTGATGTTTGTGAGAAGGATATTTTTAATTTCAGTTTAGAAGAAAGTGCTTTAAAGTTAGATCAGACATTTGAACAACctgcaaaaaagaaaaaaatgtccTGTTTGAAAAGTTTATCTGCAGTGAAGGAAATAACAttgcatcagagtgaagatgaatATGATCATGTCACAACTGGTCTAGTTTATGCAGTTACATCATTTCCAGGTTCTGGCATAGACCAAAAGGATTATATGAATGGCTTAATTGAGGGCTGCAGGTGTATTGGGGTTTGTTCTGAAAGCTGTGCTTGCACTCAAGTTAATGGGTTCCCTTATGAAGATGGGAAGCTGAGGCTTGATTATGAATCTAGGCCAATATTTGAGTGCAATGATGATTGCAGTTGTTCAGAAAATTGCCCAAATCGTCTTACACAACATGGCCCGCTTACTGGGTTAAAAATTAATTTGATTCCAGAAAAGGGATATGGTGTTATAACATCACATTTTATTCCTAAACATGCCTTTGTATGTGAATATGCTGGGGAGTTTATTAGTGTAGAGGAAGCTCAGAGGAGATTTTCTAAACAAGGTGACAAAGAGTCAAATTATATCCTGATCTTAAGGGAGCACACAGTAAGTAGCACTTCTCAACCATGGATTACAATAATTGATCCAACTGTTGTTGGAAACATTGGCCGTTACATTAATCACTCTTGTGATCCTAATCTAGTGGTGGTACCTGTTAGAGTGCACAACATGGTTCCCATTGCAGCCCTGTTTGCCAAGAAAGATATTGTTTCTGGTGAGGAGCTTTGCTATGATTATAATACTGAGAATAAATTTGTGGTAACACATTCTCTTGTGGATAATAGCAGTATGAATGTCAGAGAAGCTGATTGTTCATTAAGTGTAGAGATAGCCACAGGAGAGAGAGTAGTTTTGCCTTCATGTAGCAGGAGTGTAAAAGGTACTTCTCCATTGCAACTCGATCGTACTTCCCATAAAACTGTAAGTAAGTTATGCTTGTGTAAAGCAAAGAACTGTAGACGTTTCTTACCTGTTAATGATACATTATTTTGA